The Candidatus Cloacimonadota bacterium genomic sequence CTGCTCTCGACGAATTCTAACTTCATCCTCGACTTTTTTCTCGAGATTTTTATTCAGGTCAGAAAGGTCTTTTTCTGCAATTTTCCTTTTCTTGATCTCTATCTTTTCGCTCCTATAAGCTCGATAAATAGTAAATGCCAGAATTAAGATTATGATAAATCCACCAATAAAAGAATATTTTACAATTCGATTTCCCTTTAATTTCAGATTTTGAATTTCCGTATTTTTGGTCAGGATTTCAATCTCTTTTTCCTTTTTATCAGTTTCATATTTTGCTTCGAATTCTGCTAATTGTTTGTGTTTTTCTTCTGTAAAAACCGAATCTCGTAAATTTGAGTAAGAAACCTGATTTTGATAAGCTTTCTTATAATCCTTCATTTTCTGATATAAAAGGGCGAATTCCAAATAATTGTAAATCTGCTGTTGTTTCAAATTTTTCTCAATAGCAATTTTCTGACTTTTTTCTAAAACTTCTATTGCTTTAAGATATTTTTTTTGGAGAATAAATGTGTGTCCTATATGATTATACAAAGTTGATTGATAATATGGGAGATCAATTTTCTCTAAGATTAATTGGGCTTCCCTGAAATTTTTAAGTGCTTCTTCATATTTTTCTGTAGAAATATAAATTAAACCGATATTAGTTAACCTGATCGCTATTTTTTCATTTCTACCGATTTTTTTTTCGATCTTTAAGGCTTCTTGCAGATAATCCAATGCTATCTCATATTTTTTTACAGCTCGATACGCATATCCGATATTATTCAAACGGATCGCAACTCTTTTTTCATTTTGATATTTTCGATCGATTTCCAAAGCTTGTTCATAATATTTGATCGCTTTTTCGAATTGATTCCAGGCATCGTAGACCATCCCGATATTGTTATAAACAATGGAAAGATCTTCCGGTTTCCCAAATTTCTGTTCAATTTTCAGATTCTGCCGGAAAAACTTCAGGGCTTTATCATAATCTGCTAATTTGTAATATGCTTGCCCGATATTATTCAGAAGGATGATGATCTCTTCTTTCATATCCAATTCTTCAGCAATTTTTAAGGCTTGAGTATAGATTTCAATTGCCTTTTCAAATTTCAACAGTATTTCATAACAATATCCAACATCTCCGAGTCTTCGCTCATAACTTTCCGACTTCTCTCCCGAAATCTCTATTTCAATCTCCGCAGTTTTCTGATACATTTCCAGTGATTCTTCTATTTTGTTCAGATAATAATAAGAATCTGCTAAATTTTTATACGCGAGAGATTCTTCTTTTCTATTCTTGAATTTGACTGCTGATTTCAATGCATCAATAGCGTATTCAATTGCTTTTTCTGGATCGACAGGAGATAGTTCTTCCGCAAGTTCGTTTAAAATTATTACTTTCTCTTTTTTGGACACCGTGTTTAGTTTGGCTGTCAAACTGTCGACTTTAGATTGAGAATTTAAAAAAATAAAAATAAGGTGAATAAAAAAAATAATGGAAGCGATTCTTTTCATGCTAACTCCAAACAAACCTAGAATTTCTGATACGAAAAAAATATTTAACCAAATAAAATCAATAAATTTTTAAAAGTATTGTCATCTTCGTTGACACATACGAAACTTATGTTTAATTATTACTATTGAATAAACCTGAGAAATTAAGGAAAAGATAAGAATAATTGCTGTTTTATATAGTTTTATTTGTTTTTTACTGGAAATCCTGGTCTGGAAATATATTTTGCAAAGTGATTTAAAATTGGAACAATATTTGCTGAAATTATTGAATCAATAAAAAAAGGAGAAAACAATTGAGAAAGTTTATTTTAATTTTTTTGATATTATTAATGTTTTGTGGTAATTTGATATCGATGCAGAAATTTATCGTAAGATTGGACAATCCATCAAAATTAATTTTGAAAAAAATACGCACAGAAAATTATGACATTGCCGCTTATAAACCAAATGAACTAGTGGACATTGTGGTTTCGGAAAAGGAATATCAAAAACTGATTAGTTTTGGATATGATCCTGAAATTATATGCACGGAAGATCAGGCTAGAGCAAATCTCGGAAATGTTCGTGATCTGGAAGGTTATCGGAATTATGCGGAAGTTCTAGCTGAATTACAGCAGATCGAAGTAGATCATTCTGATATCTGTAAGCTATATGATGTTGGTGATAGTTGGGGAAAAATCTATGCTGATGATGGAAATTCTTATTATGATGATTATCATCACGAAGTCTGGGCGTTAAAGGTTTCGGATAATGTTCTGGTCGAGGAAGATGAACCATCCGTTTATTATATGGGAGAACATCATGCTCGTGAACCGATCAGCCTGGAAGTAGCTATGGCAGTTCTTAATCATATCCTGGATAATTACGGAAGCGATGCGACTATTACTGAAAATGTAAATAATACACAAATCTGGTTCATTCCTCTGGTCAATCCAAACGGGCATAAAGTTGTAACCGATGAATATGATGTCTGGTGGCGGAAAAATATCCGGGACAACAATGAAAATGGACAATTTGATAATTACGATGATTCTGGACCAGATGGAGTGGATCCAAATCGCAATTACGGTTTTCAATGGGGAAACACAGGAGCATCTAATGATTGGAATTCTGAAACCTATCATGGACCGGAAGCGTTCTCCGAACCTGAAGTACAGGCAATGAGAGATTTATTGGAAGCTCATCATTTTATCGCTGGTATCTCTTACCATAGTTACAGCGAACTGGTTCTCTTCCCGTTTGGATACGCTGACGGCGTGATTGCTCCTGATCATGATGCATTGGAAGAACTGGCTGTCGAGATGGCGGAATCGATTCCTGCTCAATACGGAGGACATTACACACCTTCAGAAGCTTGGGATTTATATCCATGTATGGGAACAACCGATGATTATGCGTATGGAGTTCATGGCATTTTTTCATATACAGTTGAATTAGCAACCGAATTCATTCCTCCTGCCTGGCAGGTTGAGGGAATTTGTGAAGATAATCTGAATGCAGCCTTGATCCTCCTGGATAGAGTAAATTATTCGACTTTAACAGGTCACATAACCAGCAGTATAACTCGCGAACCGATTGTTGCGGAAATTTTCATTGATGGGATTGATGATACTGGTGTTGAGAAATTTCCTTATCAAAGTGATGTGGAATTTGGTCGTTATTATCGTTTACTGCAGGATGGAAATTATAATGTTACATTTTCCGAATACGGCTATTACCCGCAATTTTTCAGTGATGTGAATATCAATAATTCCGGACAGACCATTCTTGATGTAGAATTGGAAGCAATTGAAACTATTGTAGATTTCAGTGGCGTAATTCTCGATGAACAAACTGAAGAACCGATCGAGAATGCAACTGTCACCTTTCT encodes the following:
- a CDS encoding T9SS type A sorting domain-containing protein gives rise to the protein MRKFILIFLILLMFCGNLISMQKFIVRLDNPSKLILKKIRTENYDIAAYKPNELVDIVVSEKEYQKLISFGYDPEIICTEDQARANLGNVRDLEGYRNYAEVLAELQQIEVDHSDICKLYDVGDSWGKIYADDGNSYYDDYHHEVWALKVSDNVLVEEDEPSVYYMGEHHAREPISLEVAMAVLNHILDNYGSDATITENVNNTQIWFIPLVNPNGHKVVTDEYDVWWRKNIRDNNENGQFDNYDDSGPDGVDPNRNYGFQWGNTGASNDWNSETYHGPEAFSEPEVQAMRDLLEAHHFIAGISYHSYSELVLFPFGYADGVIAPDHDALEELAVEMAESIPAQYGGHYTPSEAWDLYPCMGTTDDYAYGVHGIFSYTVELATEFIPPAWQVEGICEDNLNAALILLDRVNYSTLTGHITSSITREPIVAEIFIDGIDDTGVEKFPYQSDVEFGRYYRLLQDGNYNVTFSEYGYYPQFFSDVNINNSGQTILDVELEAIETIVDFSGVILDEQTEEPIENATVTFLDAPLESAYTNEYGEYYFPEVYIGIYNILISADGYSSIFDEIILTEESNEMNYLMQPSQAESFESGEFSTNWSFGGDADWFIDSDYASDGLFSARSGSIGSWDNSFLSISVDYEEASEISFFRKVSSEEGYDFLKFFIDGAVQGEWSGESDWIEESFAVSAGNHTFTWSYEKDGYVSDGYDCGWIDYVTLPPTYFVHTDDVMDYIQTKLYGNYPNPFSSSTTIKFNTENTEKNTEILIYNLKGQKVRTLDCIRQLPDAKATESLSYITWNGKDDNNKAVSSGIYLYKLKSGGIFSTTKKMILMR
- a CDS encoding tetratricopeptide repeat protein; the protein is MKRIASIIFFIHLIFIFLNSQSKVDSLTAKLNTVSKKEKVIILNELAEELSPVDPEKAIEYAIDALKSAVKFKNRKEESLAYKNLADSYYYLNKIEESLEMYQKTAEIEIEISGEKSESYERRLGDVGYCYEILLKFEKAIEIYTQALKIAEELDMKEEIIILLNNIGQAYYKLADYDKALKFFRQNLKIEQKFGKPEDLSIVYNNIGMVYDAWNQFEKAIKYYEQALEIDRKYQNEKRVAIRLNNIGYAYRAVKKYEIALDYLQEALKIEKKIGRNEKIAIRLTNIGLIYISTEKYEEALKNFREAQLILEKIDLPYYQSTLYNHIGHTFILQKKYLKAIEVLEKSQKIAIEKNLKQQQIYNYLEFALLYQKMKDYKKAYQNQVSYSNLRDSVFTEEKHKQLAEFEAKYETDKKEKEIEILTKNTEIQNLKLKGNRIVKYSFIGGFIIILILAFTIYRAYRSEKIEIKKRKIAEKDLSDLNKNLEKKVEDEVRIRREQEQKAVEQSRLAALGELAAGIAHEINQPLHSIAFAIDNMKMAIEENDADKKYLQKKTKNIFADIDRMKRIIDHIRTFSRKQTGEEKEPFNINQSITNAINMIKEQYSNHRIKLDVDLDKNLPETLGNLYRFEQVVLILFSNGKDAIEEKAKTADEKYQKKLSIRTFQRDNSIMMEFEDNGTGISKENLDKIFNPFYTTKKTGEGTGLGLSIAYGIIGEIEGKIEVESEVGKGTKMKIELTANGR